A region of Nitrospinota bacterium DNA encodes the following proteins:
- the murG gene encoding undecaprenyldiphospho-muramoylpentapeptide beta-N-acetylglucosaminyltransferase: MKVIITGGGTAGHVYPGVAVAKELLARRAGVEILFVGAVNGVETRLVPQEGFAIETLDVAGIKGKGFLSRVSALAKLVKGVGQAREIMGNFKPDVILGCGGYASGPVGLAAVLAGTPLAVAEQNAAPGLTNRWLGKIAQKVFVTWPGSESFFPGGKGIVTGNPIRPEFFTVQRRRQDSRLGILVVGGSLGASSMNTAMMEAVQTMDAFAGSISVVHQTGAKDIERVKKAYINARFRWEASAFYADMPQRLADADIVISRAGAGAVAEICAVGRPAVYVPFPHAADDHQTKNAQAMAQAGAALVVRDQGLNGAAIAGMVEKFLNDRAGLAQMGESARRMARPHAAREIADGLMKLVAA, encoded by the coding sequence ATGAAAGTGATAATCACCGGCGGCGGAACGGCGGGCCACGTTTATCCGGGAGTGGCGGTGGCCAAGGAGCTATTGGCCCGGAGGGCCGGGGTGGAAATCCTGTTTGTGGGGGCAGTGAACGGGGTGGAGACAAGGCTTGTGCCCCAGGAGGGTTTCGCCATCGAAACGCTGGATGTGGCGGGAATCAAAGGCAAAGGTTTTTTAAGCCGCGTATCGGCCCTGGCCAAGCTGGTGAAGGGCGTCGGACAGGCTCGGGAGATCATGGGTAATTTTAAGCCGGACGTGATACTAGGTTGCGGGGGCTATGCGTCTGGCCCGGTGGGGCTGGCGGCGGTTCTTGCGGGAACACCGCTGGCGGTGGCCGAGCAGAACGCCGCGCCGGGGTTGACCAACCGGTGGCTGGGAAAGATAGCCCAAAAAGTTTTCGTCACCTGGCCAGGTTCTGAAAGTTTCTTTCCCGGCGGCAAAGGGATTGTGACGGGCAACCCCATACGGCCGGAATTTTTCACCGTCCAGAGAAGACGGCAGGACTCGCGGCTGGGCATATTGGTTGTGGGGGGCAGTCTGGGCGCCTCCTCCATGAACACGGCAATGATGGAGGCTGTGCAAACGATGGACGCTTTCGCGGGCTCCATAAGCGTTGTTCACCAGACCGGAGCCAAGGATATAGAGCGGGTTAAGAAAGCCTACATTAACGCCAGGTTCCGATGGGAGGCTTCGGCGTTTTACGCGGATATGCCCCAGAGGCTGGCCGACGCGGACATCGTCATCTCCCGCGCCGGGGCCGGGGCCGTGGCGGAAATATGCGCCGTGGGCAGGCCTGCGGTTTACGTTCCGTTCCCCCACGCGGCGGACGATCATCAAACGAAAAACGCCCAGGCAATGGCCCAGGCGGGGGCGGCGCTGGTGGTGAGGGATCAGGGGTTGAACGGCGCCGCAATCGCCGGGATGGTTGAGAAATTTTTAAATGACCGCGCCGGACTTGCCCAAATGGGCGAAAGCGCCCGGCGGATGGCCAGGCCCCACGCGGCGCGGGAGATCGCCGACGGGCTCATGAAGCTCGTGGCGGCGTAA
- the ftsW gene encoding putative lipid II flippase FtsW, producing MPVKTRPDIWIIICALLLLGLGIVMIFSSSAVIAIEKHGDSYYFLKRQGMWSLLGVLGMFAAMRFDYRFLKKRIWLIYALVLSALVLVYAPGLGVNVNGAKRWINLGFATVQPSEVAKLGIVIFFAGFLAKKEEENTIKDFVFGYMPNLVALLVVFILIQLQPDLGTAMIIGMVSFTMFLISGVRGRYLAGTFLLALPILWAAVYNVGYRRRRILSFLNPWDDASDSGYQIIQSFVALAKGGVLGVGLGNGRQKLFYLPEPHTDFIFSIIGEELGLVGALTVVGLFLILAWRGIRAGLMAQDRFSSLLALGITFTITIQALLNISVIAGAMPTKGLPLPFISLGGTALVMWLISVGLLANISEKAARPYLERS from the coding sequence ATGCCGGTAAAAACAAGGCCCGACATCTGGATAATCATATGCGCCCTGTTATTGCTGGGGCTGGGGATAGTCATGATCTTCTCCAGTTCGGCGGTAATCGCCATAGAGAAACACGGGGACTCCTATTATTTCCTCAAACGGCAGGGGATGTGGTCCCTGCTGGGCGTGCTGGGCATGTTCGCCGCCATGAGGTTCGATTACCGGTTCCTGAAAAAAAGGATATGGCTGATTTACGCGCTGGTCCTGTCGGCGCTTGTGCTGGTTTACGCGCCGGGGCTCGGAGTGAACGTGAACGGCGCGAAAAGATGGATAAACCTCGGGTTCGCCACCGTCCAGCCTTCAGAGGTGGCCAAGCTGGGCATAGTGATATTCTTCGCCGGTTTTCTGGCCAAGAAAGAAGAGGAGAACACCATAAAGGACTTCGTGTTCGGCTACATGCCCAACCTGGTGGCCTTGCTGGTGGTGTTCATCCTCATCCAGCTCCAGCCCGATTTGGGCACGGCCATGATAATAGGCATGGTCTCGTTCACCATGTTCCTGATTTCGGGTGTCCGTGGCCGTTACCTGGCGGGCACATTTCTGCTGGCCCTGCCCATCCTGTGGGCGGCGGTTTACAACGTGGGCTACCGGCGCCGCCGGATCCTCTCGTTCCTCAACCCGTGGGACGACGCGTCCGATTCAGGTTATCAGATCATCCAGTCCTTCGTGGCGCTGGCCAAGGGTGGCGTGCTGGGCGTTGGCCTGGGCAATGGCAGACAGAAACTTTTCTACCTGCCGGAGCCGCATACGGATTTCATATTTTCCATCATCGGCGAGGAATTGGGCCTGGTGGGGGCGCTCACGGTGGTGGGGCTATTCCTGATTCTGGCGTGGCGAGGGATCCGCGCGGGGCTTATGGCGCAGGACAGGTTCAGCTCCCTTTTGGCCCTGGGCATAACCTTCACCATCACCATACAGGCGTTGTTGAACATATCGGTAATCGCCGGAGCCATGCCCACCAAGGGTCTGCCGCTTCCTTTCATAAGCTTGGGAGGCACGGCGCTGGTGATGTGGCTCATAAGCGTTGGTCTGCTGGCGAACATATCGGAGAAGGCCGCAAGGCCGTATCTGGAAAGGTCATGA
- the murD gene encoding UDP-N-acetylmuramoyl-L-alanine--D-glutamate ligase codes for MDYKNKKALIIGLAKSGAAAALLIDSMGGQTMVTDVKPEKDLAEFAAMLPGRTTRVLGSHDGINPAEYDLAVISPGVPWEAPLPAAVRNAGVELISEVELAFRHLNAPVMAVTGANGKTTTTTLTGRMMSRRHKTFVGGNIGDPLCWAVGGGHQWAVVEMSSFQLEGIKTFRPKVSAVLNVTPDHMDRHKTMEIYAGLKARLFENQREGDTVILNAEDPIGSRLTPPPGVRKLYFGINPHGKPGAWVEGSKAVADIGGGKVELFTLTDLKVPGTHNVENALAASLLSLAGGASVEDVREVIVDFEGLPHRMERVGLINGVAFINDSKGTNTDASIKSLSGYKGNVVIIAGGSSKGADFTSFAEAARLHAKGAVLIGKTAGQIKTALGDFNPVEMAASLEEAVRLAAGMAASGDTVLLSPACASFDMFRNYEHRGEEFRKAVAAFGKERA; via the coding sequence ATGGATTACAAAAATAAAAAGGCGCTGATAATCGGCCTGGCCAAAAGCGGAGCCGCCGCGGCATTGCTGATAGACAGCATGGGGGGCCAGACCATGGTCACCGACGTGAAGCCCGAAAAGGACCTGGCGGAGTTTGCCGCCATGCTACCCGGGAGGACCACACGCGTTTTGGGTAGCCATGACGGGATAAATCCTGCGGAGTACGACCTGGCGGTTATAAGCCCCGGCGTGCCGTGGGAGGCGCCTTTGCCAGCGGCGGTAAGAAACGCGGGGGTGGAGCTTATCTCCGAGGTGGAGCTGGCGTTCCGCCATTTGAACGCGCCGGTTATGGCTGTAACCGGAGCCAACGGCAAGACCACCACCACCACCCTCACCGGCAGGATGATGTCCCGGCGGCATAAAACCTTCGTGGGCGGCAACATTGGGGATCCGCTTTGCTGGGCCGTGGGCGGGGGGCATCAGTGGGCCGTGGTGGAAATGTCCAGCTTCCAGCTGGAGGGGATAAAGACGTTCAGGCCGAAGGTTAGCGCCGTGCTGAACGTCACGCCGGACCATATGGACAGGCACAAGACCATGGAGATATACGCCGGGCTGAAAGCCAGGTTGTTCGAAAACCAGAGGGAGGGGGACACGGTTATCCTCAACGCCGAAGATCCCATAGGCTCCAGGCTCACGCCGCCGCCAGGGGTTCGAAAACTGTATTTCGGGATAAACCCCCACGGCAAACCCGGGGCGTGGGTGGAAGGCTCTAAAGCCGTGGCCGACATCGGTGGCGGCAAGGTGGAGCTGTTCACCTTGACCGACCTGAAAGTTCCAGGAACCCACAACGTGGAAAACGCGCTGGCCGCGTCGCTTTTGTCGCTGGCGGGCGGAGCCTCCGTGGAGGATGTCCGCGAGGTCATCGTGGATTTCGAAGGCCTGCCGCACCGCATGGAGCGCGTGGGTCTCATCAACGGCGTTGCGTTCATAAACGACTCCAAAGGGACTAACACCGACGCGTCCATAAAATCCCTCTCAGGATACAAGGGGAACGTGGTGATAATCGCCGGAGGCTCCAGCAAAGGGGCGGATTTCACATCTTTCGCCGAAGCGGCGCGCCTCCACGCCAAGGGAGCCGTGCTTATCGGCAAGACCGCCGGTCAAATAAAAACGGCCCTGGGGGATTTTAATCCGGTGGAAATGGCGGCCAGCCTGGAAGAGGCCGTGCGGTTGGCCGCTGGCATGGCCGCATCGGGTGACACGGTTCTTCTATCCCCCGCCTGCGCCAGTTTCGACATGTTCAGGAATTACGAGCATCGCGGCGAAGAGTTCAGGAAAGCCGTGGCCGCTTTCGGGAAGGAGCGGGCCTGA
- a CDS encoding phospho-N-acetylmuramoyl-pentapeptide-transferase: MLYHLLYPLHDSHTLFNVFRYITFRSIYAVITGLAAALIIGPVLIEYLKTQNIGEKIRADGPKTHLSKAGTPTMGGIMILISLAFPTLLWADLTSGYIWAAVLTALLFGLIGFYDDYAKLTGLRKGGISGKRKLLLQFAAALVVVLILYVINGGAESFTRIHVPFLKSVRPDLGVFYIPFAMLVIVAAANAVNLTDGLDGLAIGPVTVSFLAFAALMYLSGNAKFAEYLNIPYVPQAGEMTVFCAAVVGASLGFLWYNCYPAMIFMGNVGSTALGGILGVVAVMCKQEILLAIVGGVFVVEALSVIIQVAWYKSTGKRFFRMAPLHHHFEQLGWPEPQVIVRFWIVSAILALISLSTLKLR; this comes from the coding sequence GTGTTATATCATCTTCTATATCCTCTGCACGACAGCCACACGCTGTTCAACGTGTTCCGGTATATCACGTTCCGTTCAATCTACGCGGTGATAACCGGCCTGGCGGCGGCGCTAATCATCGGGCCCGTGCTTATCGAGTATCTCAAGACCCAGAACATAGGGGAAAAGATCCGCGCCGACGGGCCCAAGACCCACCTTTCCAAGGCGGGCACCCCCACCATGGGCGGCATAATGATACTGATATCGCTGGCCTTTCCCACCTTGCTGTGGGCGGACCTTACCAGCGGCTACATTTGGGCCGCCGTCCTCACGGCGCTCCTTTTCGGCCTCATCGGGTTTTATGACGATTACGCCAAACTCACCGGATTGAGAAAAGGGGGCATCTCCGGAAAGCGGAAACTTCTTTTGCAGTTCGCCGCCGCCCTGGTTGTGGTGTTGATCCTTTACGTCATCAACGGCGGGGCGGAAAGTTTCACAAGGATACATGTGCCGTTCCTTAAAAGTGTGCGGCCGGACCTGGGAGTATTTTATATCCCCTTCGCCATGCTGGTGATAGTGGCGGCGGCCAACGCCGTTAACCTCACCGACGGGCTGGACGGGCTGGCCATAGGCCCCGTAACAGTGTCATTCCTTGCCTTCGCCGCGCTCATGTACCTGTCGGGCAACGCCAAGTTCGCCGAGTACCTCAACATCCCTTACGTGCCCCAGGCGGGGGAGATGACGGTGTTCTGCGCGGCGGTGGTGGGGGCCTCACTGGGGTTCCTCTGGTACAACTGCTACCCGGCCATGATCTTCATGGGCAACGTGGGCTCCACGGCGCTGGGGGGTATCCTCGGCGTGGTGGCGGTGATGTGCAAACAGGAAATACTGCTGGCCATCGTGGGCGGCGTGTTCGTGGTGGAGGCGCTGTCGGTGATCATCCAGGTGGCCTGGTACAAATCCACCGGCAAACGGTTTTTCAGGATGGCGCCCCTGCATCATCATTTCGAACAGCTGGGCTGGCCCGAGCCGCAGGTTATCGTGCGGTTCTGGATAGTGTCCGCCATCCTGGCCCTCATCTCCCTTAGCACGCTGAAACTCAGGTGA
- a CDS encoding UDP-N-acetylmuramoyl-tripeptide--D-alanyl-D-alanine ligase produces the protein MPAFEALELAHAVGGRLVLGTGQKTRGVCINSRLVRRGNLFVAIKGDRFDGHVFTREAFNRGAGAAIISEPYLILTQPQATLILVEDTVFALQELAAYHRRKFRKLIVVGVTGSSGKTTVKNLIAGALSVKYNTLKTEGNLNNHIGTPLTLLNLTAKHQAAVIEMGMSSPGEIARLAKIADPKIGVITNVGSAHMGKLGSVAAVRAAKAELLENMRKGGVAALNADDWHSAPLIEKKIRRTVTFGAAAGASFRLMGSEPILGTGGRALTIKAKGKEYKTRIGLIGLKDAENAVAAFAAAVMAGVEPEKIGRGLAKVKAEKMRMEPVRLKNGALLINDTYNANPQSAEAALYTLAEYKDKGRTIFVLGDMLELGPASSRVHRHIGKVAAKTGVSAIFVLGTHSEDAAAEAARLGVKAVVGHTHEELADKLAAFIKPYDTALIKGSRGSAMEKVVNRLLPVMGGVA, from the coding sequence ATGCCAGCGTTTGAGGCGTTGGAACTAGCCCACGCCGTGGGCGGCAGGCTGGTGCTGGGCACGGGCCAGAAAACGCGCGGGGTGTGCATAAACTCCAGGCTTGTCCGCCGGGGGAACCTTTTCGTGGCGATAAAAGGGGACAGGTTCGACGGCCACGTCTTCACCCGCGAAGCTTTCAACCGTGGCGCCGGTGCGGCAATCATATCGGAGCCGTATCTTATACTCACCCAGCCCCAGGCCACGCTTATCCTGGTGGAGGATACGGTTTTCGCCCTGCAGGAGCTGGCGGCCTATCACAGGAGAAAGTTCAGGAAGTTGATTGTCGTTGGCGTTACAGGCTCGTCGGGGAAGACCACGGTGAAGAACCTTATAGCCGGGGCCCTTTCGGTGAAATACAACACCCTGAAAACGGAAGGCAACCTGAACAATCATATAGGAACGCCTTTGACCCTTCTAAACCTCACGGCAAAACACCAGGCGGCGGTTATTGAGATGGGGATGAGTTCCCCCGGCGAGATTGCAAGGCTTGCGAAGATAGCAGACCCGAAGATAGGCGTAATTACCAACGTGGGCTCGGCGCACATGGGCAAGCTGGGCTCGGTGGCCGCTGTGCGGGCCGCCAAGGCGGAGCTTTTGGAGAACATGCGCAAGGGTGGCGTGGCCGCGCTCAACGCCGATGACTGGCATAGCGCGCCGCTGATAGAAAAGAAGATAAGGCGGACGGTCACCTTTGGCGCCGCCGCCGGGGCCTCGTTCCGCCTAATGGGCTCCGAGCCAATACTTGGAACGGGGGGCAGAGCGCTCACCATAAAAGCCAAAGGCAAAGAATACAAGACGCGCATCGGGCTTATAGGATTGAAAGACGCGGAGAACGCCGTGGCCGCTTTCGCCGCCGCCGTTATGGCCGGTGTGGAGCCGGAGAAAATAGGCCGGGGCCTGGCAAAGGTTAAAGCGGAGAAGATGCGAATGGAGCCGGTCCGCTTGAAGAACGGCGCGCTACTTATAAACGACACGTACAACGCCAACCCGCAATCCGCCGAGGCGGCGCTTTACACCCTGGCCGAATACAAGGACAAAGGCAGAACCATATTCGTGCTGGGCGACATGCTGGAGCTTGGCCCGGCCAGTTCCCGCGTGCACAGGCATATCGGCAAGGTGGCGGCGAAAACCGGCGTTTCCGCGATTTTCGTGTTGGGAACGCATTCGGAAGACGCCGCGGCGGAAGCGGCGCGGCTGGGCGTCAAAGCCGTAGTGGGCCATACCCACGAGGAGCTTGCGGACAAACTGGCGGCGTTTATAAAGCCGTATGACACGGCGCTTATTAAAGGCTCGCGCGGGTCGGCCATGGAAAAAGTGGTAAACAGGCTTTTGCCGGTCATGGGGGGAGTGGCGTAG
- a CDS encoding UDP-N-acetylmuramoyl-L-alanyl-D-glutamate--2,6-diaminopimelate ligase → MTGAKSLEEALKTIAPLRVAGHGAGALNGLCYDSRQTSSGFAFVAIPGAKLDGTAFVADALDRGASMIVAEKEPQTPIPANVTMVVVENARKALGALAGYFYNWPASALSVVGITGTNGKTTTSYLIAGMMRTAGRSCGRIGTVGHDLLTGTEMPAENTTPEALDLMRMLATIRKHGGSACAMEVSSHALDQGRADAVKFSTAVFTNLTQDHLDYHGDMERYFAAKARLFTELSPGHAVINMDDPYGVRLFDITHAPKITYGLQPGADCFAEGVAVTVEGISMTLKTPFGDAPLRSPLVGRHNVYNILATAAVAVAEGVDIDTLVKGVASLKNVPGRFESVNAGQPFALIVDYAHTDDALVNVLTTARGVTRGKLITVFGCGGDRDRKKRPLMGRAAWRLSDRVVVTSDNPRTEDPDKIIEEVLAGIDREENPAGELMVEADRRAAIRSAVAQAREGDIVVIAGKGHENYQIIGATKIHFDDREEAAEAVRLLNASV, encoded by the coding sequence ATGACCGGAGCAAAAAGCCTGGAAGAGGCGCTAAAAACCATTGCGCCTTTGCGCGTGGCCGGGCATGGCGCTGGAGCGCTGAATGGGTTGTGCTACGACTCAAGACAGACCAGCTCCGGTTTCGCTTTTGTGGCTATCCCCGGGGCGAAACTGGACGGAACCGCTTTTGTGGCGGACGCCTTGGACAGAGGCGCCTCGATGATAGTGGCCGAGAAGGAGCCGCAGACGCCCATCCCCGCCAACGTCACCATGGTTGTGGTGGAAAACGCAAGAAAAGCGCTGGGTGCGCTGGCTGGATATTTTTACAACTGGCCCGCCTCCGCATTGAGCGTGGTGGGGATAACAGGCACCAACGGCAAGACCACCACTTCGTACCTCATAGCCGGAATGATGAGGACCGCCGGGCGTTCCTGCGGGCGGATAGGCACCGTGGGTCACGACCTTCTGACCGGAACCGAGATGCCAGCGGAGAACACCACGCCGGAAGCGCTGGACCTTATGCGGATGCTGGCCACCATCCGCAAACATGGCGGGTCGGCCTGCGCCATGGAGGTGTCTTCCCACGCGCTGGACCAGGGAAGGGCCGACGCGGTTAAATTCTCCACGGCGGTCTTCACCAACCTCACGCAGGACCATCTGGATTACCACGGGGACATGGAGCGCTACTTCGCCGCCAAGGCGCGGCTGTTTACGGAGCTTTCCCCAGGCCACGCCGTCATCAACATGGACGACCCGTATGGCGTAAGGCTGTTCGATATCACCCACGCGCCGAAAATAACCTACGGCCTCCAGCCGGGCGCCGACTGTTTCGCCGAGGGCGTTGCGGTGACTGTGGAAGGGATAAGCATGACCCTTAAAACCCCTTTTGGCGACGCGCCGCTACGCTCCCCCTTAGTAGGCCGGCACAACGTTTATAACATCCTGGCCACGGCGGCGGTGGCTGTGGCCGAGGGGGTGGATATAGACACGCTGGTAAAGGGCGTGGCCAGCCTGAAAAACGTGCCGGGAAGGTTTGAAAGCGTGAACGCGGGCCAGCCTTTCGCGCTGATAGTGGACTACGCCCATACCGACGACGCCCTTGTAAACGTCCTGACCACTGCGCGGGGAGTCACCAGGGGCAAGCTAATCACCGTGTTCGGATGCGGCGGGGACCGGGACAGGAAAAAGAGGCCGCTTATGGGAAGGGCGGCGTGGAGGCTGTCCGACCGGGTGGTGGTGACCTCCGACAACCCCCGCACGGAAGACCCGGACAAAATAATTGAAGAGGTCCTGGCCGGGATTGACAGGGAAGAAAATCCCGCCGGTGAGCTTATGGTGGAGGCGGACCGCCGCGCGGCCATCCGTTCCGCCGTGGCGCAGGCCAGGGAAGGGGACATAGTGGTGATCGCCGGGAAGGGACACGAGAATTACCAGATAATCGGCGCCACAAAGATACATTTCGACGACCGCGAGGAGGCGGCGGAAGCGGTGAGGCTTTTAAATGCCAGCGTTTGA
- a CDS encoding penicillin-binding protein 2 encodes MRSGNGGSAGGVKRDWYKARVYLVSAVILVWFAVLSGRLAQLMLFSDERVDEYSENLHFGHMRVHLPRGVIYDRNFNEMAVSIDMNSIYMNPRLMENPAKAIKTLADMLEPEDATARDALHKKMLSDLRKRSRRSFIWVRRKVEPELAEKVRKADLPGVGFVKESKRFYPKRDIAAKIIGFCGMDNQGLYGIEYAYNNVMRPLNSQFVVLKDALGRPVSMPEAMELADKAAPLDMVLTIDERVQYITEKALEKQVLKSGAKGGVAIVMDPATGEILAMAEQPRYNPNNFARYSAENMKPKAVAESVEPGSTFKLFVVASAMDERLVTPDDVIDCELGSYSLGGRQFKEAHKNRYGNLTVSEIIAKSSNIGAIKIGEMLGPQRLMRHLKDFGFGAKTEIDLPGEAPGLLRPVSQWSATSLPSISFGQETSVTPIQLITGVAVFANGGYLVRPHFLRAKMREGEVDSVTAREVVGRPITAATAMLMREMMKGVVTGGTGENAAIPGYTVAGKTGTAQKIDPVTRAYSTDKYLASFVGFFPVEAPRLVILVMVDEPKGVEWGGAVAAPVFSEIGARAARALRIPSTDSEIYEINWRKLSGKDRVAGAGNGGRAIESQPGLDS; translated from the coding sequence TTGCGAAGCGGTAACGGCGGTTCAGCCGGGGGCGTAAAGCGGGACTGGTACAAGGCGCGGGTCTATCTTGTTTCCGCTGTGATACTGGTCTGGTTCGCCGTTTTGTCCGGCAGGCTGGCCCAGCTGATGCTGTTCTCGGATGAGCGGGTGGATGAGTATTCGGAGAACCTCCATTTCGGCCATATGCGGGTGCACCTTCCCCGTGGAGTCATCTACGACAGGAATTTTAACGAGATGGCCGTTTCCATAGACATGAACTCCATCTATATGAACCCCCGCCTGATGGAAAACCCGGCCAAGGCCATCAAGACGCTGGCGGACATGCTGGAGCCGGAAGACGCCACTGCGCGGGACGCTTTACACAAGAAGATGCTCTCCGACCTGCGCAAGAGGAGCAGAAGGAGTTTTATATGGGTGCGCCGCAAGGTGGAGCCGGAGCTGGCGGAAAAGGTGCGCAAGGCCGATTTGCCGGGCGTGGGGTTCGTTAAGGAGTCCAAGAGGTTCTATCCTAAACGGGACATCGCCGCGAAAATAATCGGGTTTTGCGGAATGGACAACCAGGGGCTATACGGCATCGAGTACGCCTACAACAACGTTATGAGGCCGTTGAACTCCCAGTTCGTTGTGCTAAAAGACGCTTTGGGCAGGCCCGTGTCCATGCCCGAGGCCATGGAGCTGGCGGACAAGGCGGCGCCTTTGGACATGGTCCTCACCATAGATGAGCGGGTGCAGTACATCACGGAAAAAGCCCTGGAAAAACAGGTGCTCAAGTCTGGCGCCAAAGGGGGCGTGGCCATAGTGATGGATCCGGCCACGGGGGAAATACTGGCCATGGCCGAACAGCCCAGGTACAACCCGAACAATTTTGCAAGATACAGCGCCGAGAACATGAAGCCGAAGGCCGTGGCCGAGTCGGTGGAGCCGGGCTCCACCTTCAAGCTTTTCGTGGTGGCCTCCGCCATGGATGAACGGCTTGTCACTCCCGACGATGTTATTGATTGCGAGCTGGGCAGTTATTCTCTGGGTGGAAGGCAGTTCAAAGAGGCGCACAAAAACAGATATGGCAACCTCACGGTTTCGGAGATCATAGCCAAATCTTCCAACATTGGCGCCATAAAGATAGGCGAAATGCTGGGTCCGCAACGGCTCATGAGGCATCTTAAGGATTTCGGATTCGGCGCTAAAACCGAAATTGACTTGCCCGGCGAAGCCCCTGGCCTGCTACGGCCGGTCTCCCAATGGTCGGCCACGTCGCTTCCGTCCATCTCGTTCGGGCAGGAGACTTCCGTTACGCCGATCCAGTTAATTACCGGCGTGGCGGTGTTCGCCAATGGCGGATACCTGGTGCGCCCCCATTTCCTGCGGGCGAAAATGCGAGAGGGCGAAGTGGATTCAGTGACCGCCCGCGAGGTGGTGGGGAGGCCCATAACGGCGGCCACTGCCATGCTCATGCGCGAGATGATGAAAGGCGTGGTGACCGGCGGCACCGGCGAGAACGCGGCCATACCCGGCTATACCGTGGCGGGGAAAACCGGCACAGCCCAGAAGATAGACCCTGTCACACGGGCCTATTCGACGGATAAATACCTGGCCTCGTTTGTGGGTTTTTTCCCTGTAGAGGCGCCGCGCCTTGTGATCCTTGTGATGGTGGACGAACCTAAGGGTGTTGAATGGGGCGGGGCGGTGGCGGCGCCGGTGTTCTCGGAGATAGGCGCCCGGGCGGCCCGCGCGTTGCGGATACCATCAACCGACTCGGAGATATACGAAATCAACTGGCGGAAGCTCTCCGGCAAAGACCGGGTGGCGGGAGCCGGGAATGGCGGGCGGGCTATTGAGAGCCAGCCGGGACTGGATTCATGA
- the rsmH gene encoding 16S rRNA (cytosine(1402)-N(4))-methyltransferase RsmH, translating into MKHVPVLLEEVVSFLFGRGESVVVDATLGGGGHAEAVLRRFPEVKLLIGLDRDEEAVERAAARLAPFGPRVRAQKAHFIELGDVMDRMGVSKADAVLMDLGVSSFHLDDPARGFSFSKNGPLDMRMDKAQSLTAAGLVNTLGERELALIFYRYGEERHSARIAKEIVKERAGEPIATTGRLAKIVEKAMPGGAKHGPIHPATRVFQALRIAVNGELDNLAQSIEKAAERLNPGGRIGVISFHSLEDRIVKDVFSRLSGRCECPPGLPVCVCGKRKSVNVITRKPVTAGDEETGANPRARSAKLRVAERVEEKEAA; encoded by the coding sequence ATGAAGCATGTGCCTGTTTTGCTGGAGGAGGTTGTCTCTTTCCTGTTCGGCAGGGGGGAGAGTGTCGTGGTGGACGCCACTTTGGGCGGTGGCGGCCATGCGGAGGCGGTTCTGCGAAGGTTTCCGGAGGTGAAACTTCTCATAGGGCTGGACAGGGACGAAGAGGCGGTGGAAAGAGCCGCCGCCAGGCTTGCTCCTTTTGGCCCGAGGGTTCGGGCGCAAAAGGCCCATTTCATCGAACTGGGGGATGTTATGGACCGTATGGGCGTATCGAAGGCGGACGCGGTTTTGATGGACCTGGGCGTTTCTTCATTTCATTTGGACGATCCCGCACGGGGTTTTTCCTTTTCCAAGAACGGTCCGCTGGACATGCGGATGGACAAAGCCCAATCCCTTACCGCCGCCGGACTGGTGAACACCCTTGGAGAAAGGGAACTGGCTTTGATCTTTTACAGATATGGCGAAGAGCGCCATTCGGCCAGGATCGCCAAAGAAATCGTAAAAGAGAGGGCTGGAGAGCCCATAGCCACCACCGGCAGGCTGGCGAAAATAGTTGAAAAAGCCATGCCCGGCGGAGCGAAACACGGCCCCATCCATCCGGCCACCAGGGTGTTCCAGGCGTTGAGGATTGCGGTGAACGGCGAGCTGGACAACCTGGCCCAATCCATAGAGAAGGCGGCCGAGAGGCTCAACCCGGGCGGCAGGATAGGGGTGATCTCCTTCCACAGCCTGGAGGACAGGATAGTAAAAGACGTTTTCAGCAGGCTTTCGGGCCGCTGTGAATGCCCGCCGGGGCTTCCGGTGTGCGTGTGCGGCAAGAGAAAATCGGTGAACGTTATCACCAGAAAGCCGGTGACGGCCGGTGATGAAGAGACGGGGGCCAATCCCAGGGCGCGGTCGGCCAAGCTGAGAGTGGCCGAGCGTGTGGAAGAAAAAGAGGCGGCTTAA